A stretch of the Teretinema zuelzerae genome encodes the following:
- a CDS encoding GGDEF domain-containing protein yields the protein MNTSKVISRRSNLVMISVLITIIIIVFSTVSFLYVVNDIQKLTNFINSTGSIRGGIQRVTKLYLLNQDIKESVKMIDETNFILSDFVNSKTGVFNSNDKVEISNLLQSWTEYKEILKNNQKDRILNSSENLWKLSNIVVNKIAIKTHNHIALQYLFLFLLFAIVCILGLVGFFIRKVVQENIEKKASHDQLTNLLNRNYLHQIYNVKLSDSLRKSSFLAVLMCDIDHFKYVNDTFGHDVGDKVLKRIAEIMVENTRENDAIFRYGGEEFLILVSFTEIPQLIQYAERLRSSVESTEIIEHKITISVGVSLIDDKQELKQHILRADTALYKAKQAGRNRVIVNELNLTTAST from the coding sequence ATGAACACAAGTAAAGTTATTTCTCGGCGATCAAATCTTGTTATGATTTCTGTTTTAATCACGATTATCATAATAGTATTTTCAACAGTCAGTTTTCTATATGTAGTAAATGATATTCAAAAATTAACTAATTTTATTAATAGTACTGGTTCAATTAGAGGGGGAATTCAACGTGTTACCAAATTGTATTTATTGAATCAGGACATAAAAGAATCAGTAAAAATGATCGATGAAACAAATTTTATATTATCAGATTTTGTAAATTCGAAGACCGGAGTGTTTAACAGTAATGATAAAGTTGAAATTTCAAACCTACTGCAATCTTGGACAGAATATAAAGAGATTCTTAAGAATAATCAAAAAGATCGAATATTAAATAGTAGCGAGAATTTATGGAAGTTATCAAACATTGTGGTAAATAAAATTGCAATAAAAACTCATAACCACATTGCTTTACAGTATTTGTTTTTATTTCTATTATTTGCGATTGTATGTATTTTAGGACTTGTTGGCTTTTTTATCAGAAAAGTTGTTCAAGAAAACATTGAAAAAAAGGCTTCTCACGATCAATTAACAAACCTATTAAATAGAAATTATTTACATCAAATATATAATGTAAAACTATCAGATAGTTTAAGGAAATCAAGCTTTCTTGCTGTTTTAATGTGTGATATTGATCATTTTAAGTATGTCAATGATACTTTTGGACATGATGTTGGAGATAAGGTTTTAAAAAGAATAGCTGAAATAATGGTAGAAAATACTCGTGAGAATGATGCAATTTTTAGATATGGAGGCGAGGAGTTCTTAATACTTGTGTCGTTTACGGAAATACCACAATTAATTCAATATGCTGAGAGATTGCGTAGTAGTGTAGAAAGTACTGAAATTATAGAGCATAAAATAACGATTAGTGTTGGTGTATCATTAATCGATGATAAACAAGAACTAAAACAACATATACTTCGTGCTGACACAGCGCTGTATAAAGCAAAACAAGCGGGCCGCAATCGAGTAATTGTAAATGAATTAAACCTAACAACTGCTTCAACCTGA
- a CDS encoding IS91 family transposase, which yields MNKSILAEITQVMNSPLFFASTEQRKAVENMHTCRTAARGGRIVQCPNCYTRTVVYNPCNTRGCPICSNRNKVLWQKKVSKKLLPVSHYHLVFSMPAAFTTTWLRNKKKVAEILFKSASKVIAELRATTGLLCGSALDFQSHGRGMSYKPHIHCILSDGGINQNGKWERLRTLRYTEMANRFHEIAYQELLKQIHIESLPKTKDIKDNEWRIYPEYHRDTGKSIAGYLGHTSCGAVINLKQTFDINENTIGFSETHNGKQIETVLGKKVFVERYLNHIPPAGLVTIRYYGLYSNQHTDELKAIRKEFETVLETEEESVIDLCPNCQNRMYTVVLFPANTDPEDIEQLCSHGPPRLLGSHAYN from the coding sequence GTGAACAAGTCCATTCTCGCTGAGATCACACAGGTTATGAATAGCCCGCTTTTCTTTGCAAGCACAGAACAAAGAAAAGCGGTAGAAAACATGCATACGTGTCGAACTGCTGCACGAGGAGGACGCATCGTCCAATGCCCTAACTGCTATACCAGAACAGTAGTGTATAACCCATGCAATACGCGTGGATGTCCAATCTGTTCAAATAGAAATAAAGTGTTGTGGCAAAAGAAGGTTAGTAAAAAGCTCTTGCCTGTAAGCCACTATCATTTAGTTTTTTCTATGCCGGCAGCATTTACAACAACCTGGCTAAGGAACAAGAAAAAAGTAGCAGAAATATTATTTAAGAGCGCTAGCAAAGTTATTGCGGAATTACGAGCAACAACAGGTTTATTATGCGGAAGTGCTTTAGATTTTCAGTCGCACGGAAGAGGAATGAGTTATAAACCTCACATACACTGCATTCTCAGTGATGGTGGGATAAATCAGAACGGAAAATGGGAAAGGCTCAGGACACTCCGCTACACTGAAATGGCAAATAGATTTCATGAGATTGCTTATCAAGAATTGCTAAAACAGATTCATATAGAAAGTTTACCCAAAACAAAAGATATTAAAGACAACGAGTGGCGTATATATCCGGAGTATCATCGAGATACAGGAAAAAGCATAGCTGGTTATCTAGGTCACACTTCGTGTGGTGCAGTAATAAACTTAAAACAGACCTTTGATATAAATGAAAACACTATAGGTTTTAGCGAAACACATAATGGAAAACAAATAGAAACAGTATTAGGGAAAAAGGTATTTGTTGAACGATATCTAAATCATATACCGCCGGCGGGATTGGTTACAATTCGATACTATGGATTATACTCGAATCAACATACGGATGAGTTAAAAGCAATAAGAAAAGAATTTGAAACTGTTTTAGAAACAGAAGAAGAATCGGTAATAGATCTGTGTCCGAATTGTCAAAATCGAATGTATACAGTTGTACTGTTTCCTGCAAATACTGATCCTGAAGACATAGAACAATTATGCAGCCATGGACCGCCAAGATTACTTGGTTCACATGCGTACAATTGA
- a CDS encoding DUF4304 domain-containing protein, with translation MDQCIKSIESLLIANNYKKHKRFFYKEGCDFTVVLDIQKSSSSNNENVKMTINFGLIIKNIDGIIPTDINVIVKADQCNGKSRIGHLLGKNDWWFLCKRDQDIKNEKYIYNEILQFLLICESIIETKEIYKEKIRKQIFIVKPEYRDLFIKEMIKIETNNIQINS, from the coding sequence ATGGATCAATGCATAAAATCTATTGAATCTTTACTAATCGCGAATAACTATAAAAAGCATAAGCGATTCTTTTATAAAGAAGGATGTGATTTTACCGTGGTTTTAGATATACAAAAAAGTAGTTCTTCAAATAATGAAAATGTAAAAATGACTATTAATTTTGGATTAATTATCAAAAATATTGATGGAATTATTCCAACAGATATTAATGTAATAGTTAAAGCAGATCAATGCAATGGTAAAAGTAGAATTGGACATTTGTTGGGTAAAAATGACTGGTGGTTTTTATGTAAGAGAGATCAAGATATAAAAAATGAAAAATACATATACAATGAAATATTGCAATTCTTATTAATTTGTGAATCAATTATTGAAACCAAAGAAATTTATAAAGAGAAAATAAGAAAGCAAATATTTATTGTAAAACCAGAATACAGGGATTTGTTTATTAAGGAAATGATAAAAATAGAAACTAATAATATCCAAATAAATAGTTAA
- a CDS encoding 2-phosphosulfolactate phosphatase: MNIVVNIYDPETDVNNINGFTIVVDVFRAFTVSYFIMANNPQKYIAVDNIELAFLLNHQDSKSLLIGERKGVKIDGFDYGNSPTEIVNKDFTNKTIIHTTTAGTKGLMRQPKHNTVIVGSFVNANAITKYIHKNKIEVVNIYCTAEKGNLYGEEDYYFAEYLKKKIEKEEVDYIEIKKKLRIGSGKGFKENGFAPYSDFEYCMDLDKFDSIIVRKSVESNCVILEKMV, translated from the coding sequence ATGAATATAGTTGTGAATATTTATGATCCTGAAACTGATGTTAATAACATAAATGGTTTCACTATTGTAGTTGATGTTTTTCGTGCTTTTACTGTTTCATATTTTATAATGGCTAATAATCCACAAAAATACATTGCGGTTGATAACATTGAATTAGCTTTTTTATTAAATCACCAAGATAGTAAATCACTATTAATTGGAGAAAGAAAAGGTGTTAAAATCGATGGTTTTGATTACGGTAATTCACCCACCGAAATTGTTAATAAGGATTTTACAAATAAAACAATAATTCATACAACAACAGCAGGAACCAAAGGACTCATGCGTCAACCAAAACACAATACTGTTATTGTAGGGAGTTTTGTAAATGCAAATGCTATAACAAAATATATCCATAAAAATAAAATCGAAGTAGTCAACATTTATTGTACAGCAGAAAAGGGAAATTTGTATGGAGAAGAAGATTATTATTTTGCAGAATACTTAAAGAAAAAAATAGAAAAAGAAGAAGTAGATTATATAGAAATAAAGAAAAAGTTAAGAATAGGAAGCGGAAAAGGTTTTAAGGAAAATGGGTTTGCTCCATATTCAGATTTTGAATACTGTATGGATCTAGATAAATTCGATTCAATCATAGTTAGGAAATCTGTAGAAAGTAATTGTGTGATATTAGAAAAAATGGTCTAA
- a CDS encoding IS91 family transposase, with product MYILIRRPSGSPYGWFGHLPFEPDRPAFFNPIYRKNCTLTNTRGCPICSNRNKVLWQKKVSKKLLPVSHYHLVFSMPAAFTTTWLRNKKKVAEILFKSASKVIAELRATTGLLCGSALDFQSHGRGMSYKPHIHCILSDGGINQNGKWERLRTLRYTEMANRFHEIAYQELLKQIHIESLPNTKDIKDNEWRIYPEYHRDTGKSIAGYLGHTSCGAVINLKQTFDINENTIGFSETHNGKQIETVLGKKVFVERYLNHIPPAGLVTIRYYGLYSNQHTDELKAIRKEFETVLETEEESVIDLCPNCQNRMYTVVLFPANTDPEDIEQLCSHGPPRLLGSHAYN from the coding sequence GTGTATATTCTGATTCGTAGGCCATCGGGTTCTCCTTATGGTTGGTTTGGTCACTTACCATTTGAGCCCGATCGGCCTGCTTTTTTCAACCCAATTTACAGAAAGAATTGTACACTAACCAATACGCGTGGATGTCCAATCTGTTCAAATAGAAATAAAGTGTTGTGGCAAAAGAAGGTTAGTAAAAAGCTCTTGCCTGTAAGCCACTATCATTTAGTTTTTTCTATGCCGGCAGCATTTACAACAACCTGGCTAAGGAACAAGAAAAAAGTAGCAGAAATATTATTTAAGAGCGCTAGCAAAGTTATTGCGGAATTACGAGCAACAACAGGTTTATTATGCGGAAGTGCTTTAGATTTTCAGTCGCACGGAAGAGGAATGAGTTATAAACCTCACATACACTGCATTCTCAGTGATGGTGGGATAAATCAGAACGGAAAATGGGAAAGGCTCAGGACACTCCGCTACACTGAAATGGCAAATAGATTTCATGAGATTGCTTATCAAGAATTGCTAAAACAGATTCATATAGAAAGTTTACCCAACACAAAAGATATTAAAGACAACGAGTGGCGTATATATCCGGAGTATCATCGAGATACAGGAAAAAGCATAGCTGGTTATCTAGGTCACACTTCGTGTGGTGCAGTAATAAACTTAAAACAGACCTTTGATATAAATGAAAACACTATAGGTTTTAGCGAAACACATAATGGAAAACAAATAGAAACAGTATTAGGGAAAAAGGTATTTGTTGAACGATATCTAAATCATATACCGCCGGCGGGATTGGTTACAATTCGATACTATGGATTATACTCGAATCAACATACGGATGAGTTAAAAGCAATAAGAAAAGAATTTGAAACTGTTTTAGAAACAGAAGAAGAATCGGTAATAGATCTGTGTCCGAATTGTCAAAATCGAATGTATACAGTTGTACTGTTTCCTGCAAATACTGATCCTGAAGACATAGAACAATTATGCAGCCATGGACCGCCAAGATTACTTGGTTCACATGCGTACAATTGA
- a CDS encoding AAC(3) family N-acetyltransferase, translating into MILNDLVSTGITKGMSIEFHSSMRSINDTSCTPESIITDLKSIITAEGNIIMPAFPLSKCLPLTEHDVSLEIVTKNKWLDENHNERTDMGIIADIFCKMPGTVIGTGQHRMAVWGKNANQYVNDLMDFVDDNGYGLLVGVDIRKLTAMHYVENNIPEDVWPKLFMPMNEEIHKIYNQNDYFISTEMLPKYHKGWLKVQKIAEDKGLITRSKIGNADSMFFRVKDVIAIYENELKHNISELFDIDL; encoded by the coding sequence ATGATTCTTAATGATTTAGTAAGTACTGGAATTACAAAAGGTATGTCGATTGAGTTTCATTCATCAATGAGATCAATAAATGACACTAGCTGTACTCCCGAAAGTATTATTACTGATTTAAAAAGTATTATAACAGCTGAGGGCAATATAATAATGCCTGCTTTTCCATTATCAAAATGCTTGCCCTTAACTGAGCATGATGTATCATTAGAAATTGTTACTAAAAATAAATGGTTGGATGAAAACCATAATGAAAGAACCGATATGGGAATTATTGCTGACATTTTTTGTAAGATGCCAGGAACAGTGATAGGAACTGGACAACACAGAATGGCAGTATGGGGTAAAAATGCCAATCAATATGTAAATGATTTAATGGATTTTGTAGATGATAATGGTTATGGATTATTAGTTGGTGTTGATATTAGAAAATTAACCGCGATGCATTATGTGGAAAATAATATTCCAGAGGATGTTTGGCCAAAACTATTTATGCCAATGAATGAAGAAATTCATAAAATATATAATCAGAATGATTATTTCATCTCAACAGAAATGCTGCCAAAATATCATAAAGGTTGGTTAAAAGTACAAAAAATTGCAGAAGATAAAGGGTTGATAACTCGAAGTAAAATTGGTAATGCGGATAGTATGTTTTTCAGAGTTAAAGATGTGATAGCTATTTATGAAAATGAACTGAAACATAATATTAGTGAGTTATTTGATATTGATCTGTGA
- a CDS encoding AAA family ATPase: protein MEKKPIKPNVFFMCGPAGSGKTTYAKKLEREGFLRLSFDEESFKLGITKHPLSKEMHQEIENRLIKILKENIVNGIDVVLDFSFWSKKMRNKYKEILKEYNLEPKIIVIKTPKSIVIERIEKRNGSNADEIMLTTEETEKYYDNFEFPTEDEGELIIINGF from the coding sequence ATGGAAAAAAAACCAATTAAACCAAATGTTTTTTTTATGTGTGGTCCAGCAGGATCAGGAAAAACAACTTATGCTAAAAAACTTGAACGGGAAGGTTTTTTACGTTTATCGTTTGATGAAGAATCATTTAAACTGGGTATTACTAAACATCCTTTATCAAAAGAAATGCATCAAGAAATTGAAAACAGACTTATAAAAATACTAAAAGAAAATATTGTTAATGGAATAGATGTGGTTTTAGATTTTTCTTTTTGGTCAAAAAAAATGCGAAATAAATATAAGGAAATTTTAAAAGAATATAATCTTGAACCTAAGATTATTGTTATAAAAACTCCAAAAAGTATAGTAATAGAGAGAATAGAAAAAAGAAATGGTAGTAATGCAGATGAAATAATGTTAACTACTGAAGAAACGGAAAAATATTATGATAATTTTGAATTTCCAACAGAGGATGAAGGAGAACTCATTATTATTAATGGATTCTGA
- a CDS encoding Fic family protein, whose translation MKPPYQITHRILDLYGQITEALGICQSLLLVKPEARLRKQNRIKTIHSSLAIEGNTLNIEHVTALINNNHVLGPQKDILEVQNAIKAYEQLNEFNPVNVNDFLKAHKTLMNGLVENPGKFRRTQVGIIKGKEVSHIAPGYDMVPGLMKDLFNYLKNDNDLEIIKSCVFHYEMEFIHPFEDGNGRMGRYWQTRLLMKANPIFEFVPIEKVIRDNQEEYYRVLEQSDLSGSSTSFIEFMLDTINKSLRETVEDAKPASPDYKKRIEYALSVLNDWFDRKEYMNVCKGISTATASRDIKQLLIEEKIESLGTGRMTKYRKKASG comes from the coding sequence ATGAAACCACCATATCAAATTACTCACAGAATACTTGATTTATATGGACAGATTACTGAAGCTCTTGGTATCTGTCAGAGTTTATTGCTTGTTAAGCCTGAAGCAAGATTACGTAAGCAAAATCGCATTAAAACAATCCACTCATCTCTCGCCATTGAAGGTAATACTCTCAATATTGAGCATGTAACGGCGTTGATAAATAATAATCATGTTCTTGGACCACAGAAGGACATTCTTGAAGTACAAAATGCAATTAAAGCATATGAGCAATTAAATGAGTTTAATCCTGTAAATGTAAATGACTTTTTAAAAGCTCATAAGACATTAATGAATGGATTGGTTGAGAATCCAGGTAAATTTCGAAGAACACAAGTAGGAATAATTAAGGGAAAAGAAGTTTCGCATATTGCACCTGGATATGACATGGTTCCAGGGCTCATGAAAGATCTATTTAACTACTTAAAAAATGATAATGATCTTGAGATAATTAAAAGCTGTGTTTTCCATTATGAAATGGAGTTTATCCATCCGTTTGAAGATGGAAATGGTAGAATGGGTCGTTACTGGCAAACTCGATTATTGATGAAAGCTAATCCTATTTTTGAATTTGTTCCAATAGAAAAGGTAATAAGAGATAATCAAGAAGAATATTATAGGGTTTTGGAGCAATCAGATTTATCTGGATCATCAACTAGTTTTATTGAGTTCATGCTTGATACGATTAATAAATCATTAAGAGAGACTGTTGAGGATGCAAAGCCCGCAAGCCCAGATTATAAGAAACGAATTGAATATGCATTATCTGTCTTAAATGATTGGTTTGATCGTAAAGAATACATGAATGTATGCAAGGGTATATCAACTGCAACTGCGAGTAGAGATATTAAACAATTACTTATTGAAGAGAAAATTGAGTCATTAGGTACAGGCCGAATGACAAAATATCGTAAAAAAGCAAGTGGCTAA
- a CDS encoding alpha/beta fold hydrolase — protein MFIKSNDNASIYYDKTGIGPAILLIHGLGGDHTIWNNSGWIDELKNDFTVITFDLRGCGQSEVGHNEDFYSIENHLADITSILDYEEINDPILFGWSLGGTITTQYASKYRLKKAIVCGTYFGIIFSKEFIKKGIKGTEDIVLQKRMRALYKWPIIEPEQMNCPYLIYTGTDDASVYQKLNIQNEKIIKNNGRVVFFDKVDHFGLITQKEMVKNDVINFLKS, from the coding sequence ATGTTCATAAAAAGTAATGATAACGCTTCAATTTATTATGATAAAACGGGTATAGGACCTGCTATATTGTTAATTCATGGATTGGGTGGTGATCATACTATTTGGAATAATTCTGGTTGGATAGATGAATTAAAAAATGATTTTACTGTAATAACTTTTGATTTACGAGGATGTGGTCAAAGTGAAGTGGGACACAATGAGGATTTTTATTCTATAGAAAATCATTTAGCTGATATTACTTCAATACTTGATTATGAAGAAATAAACGATCCAATACTTTTTGGGTGGTCTCTAGGTGGAACAATTACAACACAATACGCTTCAAAATATAGATTAAAAAAAGCAATTGTTTGTGGTACATATTTTGGAATAATTTTTTCAAAGGAATTTATAAAAAAGGGAATTAAAGGAACAGAGGATATTGTATTACAAAAAAGGATGAGAGCTTTATATAAATGGCCAATAATTGAACCAGAACAAATGAATTGTCCTTATCTTATATACACAGGAACTGATGATGCTAGTGTTTATCAGAAATTGAATATCCAAAACGAAAAAATAATTAAAAATAATGGACGGGTAGTTTTTTTTGATAAAGTTGATCATTTTGGCTTAATTACACAAAAAGAAATGGTAAAAAATGACGTTATTAATTTCTTAAAGAGCTAA
- a CDS encoding IS256 family transposase: protein MAYESEYTLLEQVIQMLAANGDNKFSRVIEVVVNEAMKIERAKALNAEPYERTEERTGHANGFKDKTLNLATGKVLLKVPQVRGMEFYPSCIEKGMRSERALKLAIAEMYVKGVSTRRVSDIVEILCGTEVSSSQVSRLAKELDEEITSWKAQPVGQIQYLVLDATYESVRVGSQVVKQALLVAIGVDYSGNRHILDAEVANSEAEVNWRSFLEDLVRRGMHGLRMITSDDHSGLRAAIDAVFPGILWQRCQFHLQQNAHSYVTKKDDIPLVAADIRKVFNAPDRENAERYLQQLVEKYQKTHPRLAAWADVNIREGLSVFNIPENHRRKMRTSNLAERQMKEINRRTKVVGVFPNAESLLRLAASMLIEQNDQWQNDKRYLPESTDRPALNEIYRKKVA from the coding sequence ATGGCCTACGAATCAGAATATACACTTTTGGAGCAAGTGATCCAGATGCTGGCAGCGAATGGGGACAATAAATTTTCTCGTGTTATCGAAGTGGTCGTCAATGAGGCCATGAAGATCGAGCGAGCAAAGGCTCTCAACGCCGAACCATATGAACGCACGGAAGAGCGTACTGGGCATGCCAATGGATTTAAAGACAAGACGCTCAATCTTGCGACCGGGAAAGTCCTCTTGAAAGTACCACAAGTTCGCGGGATGGAGTTTTACCCCAGCTGCATCGAGAAAGGCATGCGCAGTGAGCGTGCTCTCAAGCTCGCCATCGCCGAAATGTATGTCAAAGGAGTAAGTACCCGCAGGGTCTCGGATATCGTCGAAATTCTTTGTGGCACCGAAGTCAGCTCGTCCCAGGTCAGCAGGCTGGCAAAGGAGCTCGATGAAGAGATTACGTCTTGGAAGGCGCAGCCTGTCGGACAGATTCAATACTTGGTACTTGATGCGACCTATGAATCGGTGCGCGTCGGTTCCCAGGTGGTCAAGCAGGCTCTTCTAGTGGCTATTGGCGTTGATTACAGCGGGAATCGGCATATTCTTGACGCCGAAGTCGCGAACAGTGAGGCAGAGGTAAACTGGCGTTCCTTTCTCGAGGATCTCGTACGACGAGGGATGCACGGCCTTCGAATGATCACCAGTGATGACCACTCAGGACTTCGCGCTGCAATCGATGCTGTCTTCCCTGGAATTCTGTGGCAACGCTGCCAGTTTCATCTGCAGCAGAATGCCCACTCCTACGTCACGAAAAAAGATGACATCCCGCTGGTAGCCGCCGATATTCGGAAGGTGTTCAATGCGCCTGACCGCGAGAATGCAGAACGATATTTGCAACAGCTCGTTGAAAAATATCAAAAAACCCATCCGCGTTTAGCGGCTTGGGCCGATGTAAATATACGGGAAGGATTGAGTGTATTCAACATCCCTGAAAATCACAGGAGGAAGATGCGAACATCGAATCTGGCAGAACGCCAGATGAAGGAGATTAACAGGCGAACGAAAGTAGTGGGTGTTTTCCCGAACGCCGAGAGTTTACTTCGCCTTGCGGCTTCTATGCTGATCGAACAAAACGACCAGTGGCAGAATGACAAACGGTACTTGCCTGAGTCAACCGACCGACCTGCTTTGAACGAAATTTACAGAAAAAAGGTTGCATAA
- a CDS encoding transposase zinc-binding domain-containing protein has translation MNSPLFFASTEQRKAVENMHTCRTAARGGRIVQCPNCYTRTVVYNPCNTRLCNLFSVNFVQSRSVG, from the coding sequence ATGAATAGCCCGCTTTTCTTTGCAAGCACAGAACAAAGAAAAGCGGTAGAAAACATGCATACGTGTCGAACTGCTGCACGAGGAGGACGCATCGTCCAATGCCCTAACTGCTATACCAGAACAGTAGTGTATAACCCATGCAATACGCGATTATGCAACCTTTTTTCTGTAAATTTCGTTCAAAGCAGGTCGGTCGGTTGA
- a CDS encoding AAC(3) family N-acetyltransferase produces MIINDLVCTGITKGMSIEFHSSMRSINDTSCTPESIITDLKSIITAEGNIIMPAFPLSKCLPLTEHDVSLEIVTKNKWLDENHNERTDMGIIADIFCKMPGTVIGTGQHRMAVWGKNANHYVNDLMDFVDDNGYGLLVGVDIRKLTAMHYVENNIPEDVWPKLFMPMNEEIHKIYNQNDYFISTEMLPKYHKGWLKVQKIAEDKGLITRSKIGNADSMFFRVKDVIAIYENELKHNISELFDIDL; encoded by the coding sequence ATGATTATAAATGATTTAGTATGTACTGGAATTACAAAAGGTATGTCGATTGAGTTTCATTCATCAATGAGATCAATAAATGACACTAGCTGTACTCCCGAAAGTATTATTACAGATTTAAAAAGTATTATAACAGCTGAGGGCAATATAATTATGCCTGCTTTTCCATTATCAAAATGCTTGCCCTTAACTGAGCATGATGTATCATTAGAAATTGTTACTAAAAATAAATGGTTGGATGAAAACCATAATGAAAGAACCGATATGGGAATTATTGCTGACATTTTTTGTAAAATGCCAGGAACAGTGATAGGAACTGGACAACACAGAATGGCAGTATGGGGTAAAAATGCCAATCACTATGTAAATGATTTAATGGATTTTGTAGATGATAATGGTTATGGATTATTAGTTGGTGTTGATATTAGAAAATTAACCGCGATGCATTATGTGGAAAATAATATTCCAGAGGATGTTTGGCCAAAACTATTTATGCCAATGAATGAAGAAATTCATAAAATATATAATCAGAATGATTATTTCATCTCAACAGAAATGCTGCCAAAATATCATAAAGGTTGGTTAAAAGTACAAAAAATTGCAGAAGATAAAGGGTTGATAACTCGAAGTAAAATTGGTAATGCGGATAGTATGTTTTTCAGAGTTAAAGATGTGATAGCTATTTATGAAAATGAACTGAAACATAATATTAGTGAGTTATTTGATATTGATCTGTGA
- a CDS encoding nucleotidyltransferase domain-containing protein, with product MEIAKTRFYIFGSYLKNLNYNDIDVLVVIPRIENINMINENIHKLSIENPMNIVHVQIYLSSEYYNIENKFSYEKVNHEISSDEFIKLYKIRPTTAST from the coding sequence ATGGAAATAGCTAAAACAAGGTTCTATATATTTGGATCATATTTAAAAAATCTCAATTATAACGATATTGATGTTCTAGTTGTTATTCCAAGGATTGAAAACATCAATATGATTAATGAGAATATTCACAAGTTATCCATTGAGAATCCGATGAATATTGTTCATGTACAAATCTATTTAAGTAGTGAATATTACAATATCGAGAATAAGTTTTCCTATGAAAAAGTTAACCATGAGATTAGTAGTGATGAGTTTATAAAATTATATAAGATTCGTCCAACAACTGCTTCAACCTGA